The nucleotide window GCGCCCTCTGCGAAAGGTGACGCCGGGCGGGACCGCGCTGGCGGACACGGAGGGAGGCGGCGGCGCCACGGGCCCCAGCACCGAATCCAGGAGCCGGTTCCAGAGCATCACGGCTCCACGCGCTCCCAGAACGCGCCACCGGGGTGGACCCGGACGATCACCGTCCCCTCCAAATCCGTGCGCGCCACGGGCACGCCGCGCGCGGCCAGGCGCTCCAGCGTTTCCGGCGCGGGATGGCGGTAGCGGTTGCGTACGCCGCAGGAGATCACGGCCAGCTCCGGTTGCACGGCGCGGAGGAATTCGTCGGAGGTCGCGGTGCGCGATCCGTGGTGCCCCACCTTGAGCACGGCGGAGCGGAGCGCGGCGCCGTAGCGGCCCACCAGCCGCGCCTCCACCTCGGAGGGCGCGTCGCCGGTGAGGAGCGCGGTGAATGCCCCGTACCGTAGCCGCACCACGGCGCTAATGTCGTTCGCGTCCGCGGGGGCGTCAAGCGACCCGGCGGAGGGCCAGAGGAACGCCACTTCCACCCCGTCGATTTGCAAGACGCGGTCCTGCCTTGCGACAGACCACACGGCGCCTCGTTCTTCGATGGTGCTGAGCAGATCGCGGTAGAGTGGCGTGCCGAACGGGAGCCCCGGCTCCACGACGCGCCCCACGCGCATCCCGCGGAGCACGGCCGCGGCGCCGCCCACGTGGTCGGCGTGCGGATGAGTGAGGATCATCGCCTCCACCGCCGTAGCGCCGCGGCTGCGCAGGAAGGGGAGGACGCGCTTCTCCCCCGCGTCAAAGCGCTCTTCGATGGGCCCGGCGTCCACCAGCAGCCAGCGCCCCGCCGGCGTGCGGATGGCGACCGCGTCCCCCTGCCCCACGTCGAGGAACGCGAGCTCCAGCCCCTCCGCGACCGGCGCGGCGGGGATGACGAGGAGCGCCGCGCACGCCGCCGCCGTCGCGAGCGATCCGCGCACCCACCCGCGCATGCGCACGCTCCACTCCAGCGCGAGGAGGATGGCGAGCGCCGCCGCGCCCCACAGCCCCCAGCGCGGCCGGGCCACCGCCGCATGCCCGCCCGGCAGCTCCGCCGCCACGTCGACCACTCGCTGCAGCCAGTCCAGCATCAGCGACGCGCCGTCCGCGAACAGCCGGCCGAGCGGCGGCACGACCGGCTCCGCCGCCAGCGCCGCGCCGGTGCCGACCAGCGCCAGCGAGGTGAGCGGGACGGCCGGCAGGTTCGCGACGATCGACACGGGCGCGATCTGCCCGAAGTGATGAGCCGCCACGGGCGCCGTCGCGACAAACGCCGCCAGCGACGTGACGAGCGAGTCCGCCAGCCACCGCTTCCACCCGCGCTTCAGCTCCGCGGGGAGCCGTTTGAGCATGGC belongs to Longimicrobium sp. and includes:
- a CDS encoding DNA internalization-related competence protein ComEC/Rec2, with the protein product MAHFRPPIVLAFLAYLAGVLAGLRISAIAPGAALVAVVGVLAMFVAPRLGVGSVPPRHVLHVILGALVCAGAGQGAAARIDAERDCRAVLADGATLHVRGVLGANLVPAPDGRIPLLPLILEGAQAKGGAIPNCRVEARVRLPRGTPAMLAGTELRVDGAWWRMPRPVTPSAWPADPSYKGFIFAGKAAVVAPPSLSAHPLLTLRGRTERSIIRLFPRNAPLADALLLGRRETLDRGLADRFARSGLVHLLAISGSHVALIGAVLLLLARAARLRRSHAVAATVALVTTYLAVIGAPPSAVRSGIMLALALAATVLQRPTAPLAPVAAAALAILAVHPIAALDIGFQLSFAGVLGLILIRPAMLKRLPAELKRGWKRWLADSLVTSLAAFVATAPVAAHHFGQIAPVSIVANLPAVPLTSLALVGTGAALAAEPVVPPLGRLFADGASLMLDWLQRVVDVAAELPGGHAAVARPRWGLWGAAALAILLALEWSVRMRGWVRGSLATAAACAALLVIPAAPVAEGLELAFLDVGQGDAVAIRTPAGRWLLVDAGPIEERFDAGEKRVLPFLRSRGATAVEAMILTHPHADHVGGAAAVLRGMRVGRVVEPGLPFGTPLYRDLLSTIEERGAVWSVARQDRVLQIDGVEVAFLWPSAGSLDAPADANDISAVVRLRYGAFTALLTGDAPSEVEARLVGRYGAALRSAVLKVGHHGSRTATSDEFLRAVQPELAVISCGVRNRYRHPAPETLERLAARGVPVARTDLEGTVIVRVHPGGAFWERVEP